The Melopsittacus undulatus isolate bMelUnd1 chromosome 12, bMelUnd1.mat.Z, whole genome shotgun sequence genome has a segment encoding these proteins:
- the AJAP1 gene encoding LOW QUALITY PROTEIN: adherens junction-associated protein 1 (The sequence of the model RefSeq protein was modified relative to this genomic sequence to represent the inferred CDS: deleted 2 bases in 1 codon) — MWMRRLSGSRSGCPLGSHAWILIAMFHLAMDVASCQPPASGAGGRLSPRPALRHRLSRGSLWDTGNTEELRHPGPPWTCAPPHPPAETPLPPAPPLPPHCPGYPPRRPRSRRGRRHLRGRGFNPRDGRPTALPEVIVWGPTGEEDSLESSTLPGSFTTTTTTTTAATTTATTTTTAAATAATPPHVPPSTPAPAPGGDVPRSSPGRTSTAEPAAGHSSGGKDARPPRGLGDSTGLAVHQIITITVSLIMVIAALITTLVLKNCCAQSGRPRRNSHQRKLEQQEESCQNLTDFAPARVPSALDIFTAYNETLQCSHECVRTPVSVYAEDALRSPGDYKTTFNGNRPSSSDRHLIPVAFVSEKWFEISC; from the exons GTCAGGTTGCCCGCTCGGAAGCCATGCTTGGATTTTAATAGCCATGTTCCACCTAGCCATGGACGTCGCCAGCTGCCAGCCCCCAGCCAGCGGTGCCGGCGGGCGGCTCTCCCCGCGCCCGGCGCTCCGGCACAGACTGTCCCGTGGCTCCCTATGGGACACAGGGAACACAGAGGAGCTGCGGCACCCGGGACCCCCCTGGACCTgcgcccccccccacccccccgcaGAGACCCCGCTCCCGCCGGCCCCCCCCCTGCCACCCCACTGCCCC GGGTACCCCCCGCGCCGGCCACGCTCCCGGAGGGGCCGGCGGCATCTGCGCGGCCGCGGCTTCAACCCACGGGATGGGAGACCCACGGCACTGCCCGAGGTCATCGTGTGGGGCCCCACGGGCGAGGAGGACTCCCTGGAGAGCAGCACCCTGCCCGGCtccttcaccaccaccaccacaaccaCCACCGCTGccaccaccactgccaccaccaccaccaccgctGCTGCCACCGCTGCCACACCGCCCCAcgtgccccccagcaccccggCTCCTGCACCCGGTGGGGACGTGCCCCGCAGCAGCCCCGGCCGCACCAGCACCGCCGAGCCGGCCGCCGGCCACAGCAGCGGTGGGAAGGATGCTCGTCCACCCCGAGGGCTGGGAGACAGCACAG GTCTGGCGGTTCATCAGATAATCACTATAACCGTGTCCCTCATCATGGTCATAGCTGCTCTGATAACAACTCTTGTCTTAAAAAACTG CTGCGCGCAGAGCGGGCGCCCGCGCCGCAACAGCCACCAGCGcaagctggagcagcaggaggagagctGCCAGAACCTGACGGACTTCGCTCCCGCGCGCGTGCCCAGCGCCCTCGACATCTTCACGGCCTACAACGAGACCCTGCAGTGCTCCCACGAGTGCGTCCGCACCCCCGTGTCTGTCTATGCGGAGGACGCGCTGCGCTCGCCCGGGGACTATAAGACAACCTTCAATGGAAACAG